The Ficedula albicollis isolate OC2 chromosome 9, FicAlb1.5, whole genome shotgun sequence DNA window CTTCCTCAGATAACAATTTCTGTCATGCAAGCAGTGAATTGCCTGAAATCACTGGATTGCATCACAGCCTCTAAAGCTCCAGAGCTATTGAGCAAGTTCCCTCTGGAACTTTTGTGTTTGGGACTTATTATGCATTTACTCATCAGAGATTATGCAATTACTAAATCCCCGTATTTGGCCATGCTCCTTTCAGCTACTGCCTTCTCATGCACTTTGCTTTATCAAAGCAGTCCTAAACCTTTGGAAATTATGGAAGGGAATTTCCCCCATCTGGTTCTGTGTTTCCTGGTTGATCAGCTGTATTGCTGTAAGGCTTTATTTACATCAACTCAGAAAAGGTACTAATATGCAATAAAACAATATCTCTTTGTGAGGATGAAAAACATGGAAGGTATTGCTAACTGCCAGTTGATTAACAACTGTCAGTATGTTCCTCATCTTATTGTAGGGCACAGGTAAAAATACTGACAAGTAAAAGTGTCTGACATTCAAgttctttattttaatctttcatGTTACACCTAAACCTGTAAAGGGACAATAATCAAATGGTTGATGATCATAAAATTCCTTCTCCATCCTTCTCCTCAAAACTCCATGAAGTATTTTAACCCTTGCATGGAAACCAGGTGGACTGCTCCTGTGATTTCCATGATGGGGAGAATGATGTGGTAAGCCCACCCCCTCTCCCAAATTTTTTGCCCTGTGAGTGTTTATCAAGGTTGAACTATTGAGTCCTCTTCAGCACTTCAGACTTTCAGCAGTTATTTCTGTGAGTAAAAGTCCTTTGGGATATAACAGAGGAAGTGTATTATCAGGATGCAGCATTTGGTGACCAGAGAAAGTTGCCTCTGGCAGTAGCTTTGCAGATGGTGTCTGAGAGCAGTTTGactccccagctctcctctttAACATCCCCAAACTGCTCAGAACTGTCAGTTCCCAGTATTACTTGGAAAAAAGGCTCAGTTTTCCTTGatgcatttcttcttcctcaggTCTGACTGGATagctctgcagcactggcacGCAGGCTGTCTCTGCCTCGTCTTTTGTTATAAACACAGGAGGGGCTTAAGCCTGTTTCCTCTGGCCCCTGGAACAATGGGAGAGGAAGCTTAGGAGAGGATGAACACTTTGTCAACCTGTGCTTTGTTGCTCTGCCTTACTGTGACTGCAGTTGTGCTGAGAAGCTTACAGCAATGTCAAGTCAGGAAGACTAATAAGTCAGGAAactaaaataagaaacaaacagctaaatgtaaaaaacaaacaaaaaaaaaaggtagggTTGTGTGGGGCTTGGGAAGTTTAAGATCACGCTCAGGAAAGGACCACATCCAGCTCAAGTTTGAGTATCTGCAAGGGTGTTCAAACGGGGCTTTCACATACCAtcctgggcaacctgtcccagtgcctcacaCCCTTGCTATGGAGAGGGGGCTTCCCTATGTCTGATGGGAATTTCCCTTTTCACAGCTTGTGGCTGATACCTCTCAGGCTTTGGCTGCAGCCTCTGAGGAGACTCTGGGCACAGCCCTCCCCACGcaggcccagggcagggaaatgATGGCCACCCTTGACCTGGTGGCCCCCTCAGCGTCTGGCCTTTGAACTGCAGTAGTGTCAAGACACTAAACATTTATATGACACCTTCAACTGACCCAGGAACAGGTCTGGAGGTGCCACTGGCCACCCTGGGGCCTGGCAGCCTCACCCCTGACTGTGTGCCagtccctgccagcccacatGGCCCCAATTGGTCACACAGTGCCAAAGGAAACCAGGTAGGAAGTTTTGTTGGGTCAGGATGGATAACAGTCACTGTCCCCTCATTCCCAAGGAGTGATGAACACTTCCCTGGAACATATAAGCACCTCCctgtttttataatttttttttgccttccgTTTGCATTGAGGGTTTGTGAAAGTAAAGACTGATAAGATACCGTTGTGTGTCATATCACAGCTAGCAGAGCTTTCTTCAGCTATTTGcattgaaacatatttttattgttttaactACTTTGTGCTAATAAACTGGAGGTACTTTGTACACACCAAGTACAAACAAAGTGATGGCACTTGAAATTGGGGTCCTCCTTGTTGCTGTTGTTCTAAATCTAAATCTTAACCTAATTTCCTAAATCAAACAAACCATGAGATAAAAGGAGCACTATGAGCATGAGTCCAGCTGTGACAAGGCACATTGCCAGCCATGGTCAGGTGTGGGAACCACCGGCGTGACGAGAACTGCCTGAGGACAGGACTATGGGGTGAGCACTGCCTGAGTAGTGTCATCACTCTGGTATCCAAACTGCTGGTATTTAGGTAGAAGGGTCAAAGCTCAGATGAGAAGATTCTGTCCAAGAAGCActgaatggaaaagaaacagagctATAGAGTCACAAGGAGGACTTGAGGTGGGAGGCCACCTCCATCTGGATAACAGTATGGCCAAGGAAATGGCATATGAAACCCCAGAGTTGGGTATAGGTGTAAATAGTTTTGGAATCTGTGAAATCtatgttaaagaaaaaactgCCATTCTAGTCAGCTAGTTTGAGGCATTGGCTAATGCTGACAGATAATCTTTAAAGCAGTGCAGAGATAGCTGCATACTGAGAGCATTGATCTTTTTGTAATCTTTTGTGGCATTTCACTATGACCCACAAAACAGTTACAAAAAGCTGCATACATTAGGGCATGGGTTCTTTATTGCCTCTTCCCCATCCTTTGGCCAGtagctgtggctctgcagaagAACATGTCCAGCCAGTAATTGTGATGCCATGCACACTGCAAGGTTGCTCATGTATATCTCATATGAAATTCCCTCAATTCTTGCTATTAcatagagaaattaatttctctgattAACAATCTGTTCTAGAGTTCAAGATATTTCCATTTCTACAAAGAAATAATAGGACCTCACCCTTTGAGAGAGGTACTGGCACTCTGTGAAGGATAGAAGGCATGTAATTATGCACTATCCACGACTGTCCATGAGCTCTACCTTAAGAGAAGCCACTTAAGCTCAGGTTACTCCGTAAGCACCtgaagctggcagcagctcctgtgtaCACTGGCTGGCCAGGACATGGCCTGCAGCCATCACAGTAGTTTCACACAGATCCCTAAACAGCATGGGAAAGTACCATCCTTCAGTAGCAGCTCAAGCAATGTACTTGGAGTGGTGACAGAGCCTCTCCCTGGTGGATTCTCTAGAGCTGTGcaaggcaattttaaaattgtgtgtatttttgttGAATGTTCAGGTGTCACAATACTTTGGTACAGTTTGGGAAAGCAACAAACTACAGTTACTGTTCATGAAGTGCATTAATGCATTCTAGAAAGCACAGATTTGGAGAATATAGGCCCCATGTCAAGTTTCTTTTAAGCTCACTGTTTCAGATTAAATAGTTCAGATGTGTAACAAACCGGCAGGAAGTCATGGCAGGGAATATATGATTAAGGAAACTAAATAAACCCATTTCCGTGAATACTCAGTGGGTGTTCAATGGGTATTGCCCGTGCGTCCTTGCCAATACTACAGTCCAGGGCTCGGAAAGCAGCAATGTGGAAATCCCGATGTTACTGTGTTGGCCAGCCAGGAATATTCATGTAGTAATTTGGTGTTGGTGCAGCTTGTGACCCAGCTCCTGTGAGCTTGCCACATTGAAATGAATCTGGCTGGCTCAGCccacctccctctgcccccaggCTGGGTTTATTAAATTGGAGCACAGCAAATGCAGAGTTTCTGTAGGTAACAAAAGCTACCTACATTTGACTTTCCTCATTTCACAACCCACACTCCTACCCCTAAAACTACATGCGCTTCACCCACAGAACCATTTCCTCATagcccttttatttttttttcttttagactGAATCTTTTatatgactttaaaaaaaccagaaactaTTCCCCAGCACACTGTTATCTCCGGTTGTAGTACCCGGAAGGAGTGCTGGGGCCAAATCGGGCACGATGGAATTTGCTGTGGGGAAACCCGCTGATGACAGTGGAACCCGCCCGTGTGTGAATTCCCGTGGCTGCTGGCACCCCTTTATAAGCAGGTGGAGGTgcggcagggctggcagaggcagcaggcagcagccaggcactgactggagcacagctgtgtgtgcagagggaatgactggctgcagcagcaagagcatggtcctgctgtccctgctggggctcctggtgctgctcctgtggggctCCTCGGAAGGTGAGTGACCTCGGCTCTTCCCTCAGGGAACTGGTGCTGCTcgcagctggcagcagcatgaggctgggctggaagggaatgGTTTCAGCAAAATGCGCTGTTTCATCCCCCTCTTCTGTCACGAGGGGGCTggatggctggggctgggcagtgagTGCCCTAGacagcagggcagtgtgggcCAAGTGGGGTTTATTTACTTTGTTGTTGTCCTTCACTCCAGCACAAAGCAACCAGGATTGCTGCCTGTCCTACACCAAAGTGCGTCTGCCTCGCTGGGCCCTGAAGGGTTACACTGAACAGCTCGCCAGTGAGGTCTGCGACATCCCTGCCATCATGTAAGTTCCCTTCTGAATTTCCACTGCTTTTTCTGACATGTGTTAACCTTGGGATGTCTGTTTGGGCTAAAACAAGGATTTGAATGGTATAAGCATGatttttcctgccctttcaAAAAGTTAAATTAGCTAAATAACTTATACATCACACCTGTAAACAAAACACATAACCTTTAGTTAATAGGGCCTGCTAACCCAAGGGACATTTATACAATGTCAATAATAAATCTGACTCTTTAGGAATCAGCTGTGCAAACAAAGACATGTTTTGTCTCCAGCTAAGGGCCACTCTGGCCGACACCGAGTGCTCCCTTGCCAAAACCTGTAAACAAACACATAAGTGACATGACTTCTTCTAATTCACAGggatcagatttttttcttacaaggTTTTGGCCTAGATGTTGATCTGCCACCTGAACTTGACAGCAGCTATTCTCCttaattttacaattttttttccagaaaagatCTTTGCCAAAACAGATCAAATAAATTGAGCAAAATTTTATGGTGCAAAAAATGATCCCTGAGACTGAAGTTGCTATTAtgtttaactttctttttcttcatataaTACTGGAAGAATTTGGAGCATTCTATGTCTTACTGGTGTTTACAAAAGCAGTTTCTATTGATCATTATAGAGAGTAACTGTACTCTCCACAGCAACTATTGGCAGGGATTTCTGActgctttattattatttcttttccagtttccaCACTGTCAGTGGGCTGAAGGCTTGTGTAAATCCTAAGGAAGCTTGGGTGAAGAAACATCTCCTTTTCCTGAGGTAGGAATTGAAACTCCTAATTAACACCAGGCTGATGAAAACAGGGCATGTATGAAAGCCTGTCTCTTACATCTGAACGTCACTTTTGACAGCATTGCCAAACACATTTGTCTTTCCATCTCCTGTCAGACTCAGCTACTCCTTTCTGGTGTCTTCTCAGGGACAGCCATGGCAAATGTCCCTTCTTCCACCTGAGCTATTCTCTCAGGGAAGAAGAGAAACCTGTAATTGAGGTCATTATTTATGCGTGCTCTCTCTTCTTTTAACAGCCACAGGCTCAGGAAGATGTCATCCTGACAGGGTTTCCAGcaaggagctgagcacagacaTGGCTGAGGAGCCCTGGGCTGAGGCTCTCAGCTGAGATGGTTTGTGCACTGTTGTGTGCTCACTCCCCTCCACCTCCTTCCTTGGAACCAATGAACCTCTTGAGTTTACTCAGAGTGCATCGCTCTTCTGTCTGAACTAAGCGTGTTGTTAAAGTTTCTAATTTTACAAAACGTGTATGTTACTGATAGGACATGGCTACTGTTTTGTAAAGTCTACCTTGAGCTGTTGTACAGAGTGTGAATTTTATTAAGTTTATTtcatgttggttttgttttcttgagcATGTGTAAAGTGGtttatttattctgtgtattttgttATTGTCTTGaaccaaaatgttttcattaagcTGTAGTTAGCATTATAATACCTCTTGAACTA harbors:
- the CCL20 gene encoding C-C motif chemokine 20, which produces MTGCSSKSMVLLSLLGLLVLLLWGSSEAQSNQDCCLSYTKVRLPRWALKGYTEQLASEVCDIPAIIFHTVSGLKACVNPKEAWVKKHLLFLSHRLRKMSS